A window of Pyrobaculum aerophilum str. IM2 contains these coding sequences:
- a CDS encoding DUF2153 family protein — protein MSRETPTTEAVLEYLESMMERLEQWVKEQERQVKELESHGEHMKVADRLELLYSAQAMLGYIARVLKDFESWLNNPVVTSVMPEEMLRRLESMLREVAIKFIQVDIAHTSEYKELLSKFAREGKVPSVLMLYIQQRPQAPARRRGGEEGGTPRFF, from the coding sequence ATGAGTCGTGAAACCCCCACTACGGAGGCCGTTCTAGAATACCTTGAGTCTATGATGGAGCGGCTTGAACAGTGGGTTAAGGAGCAGGAAAGGCAAGTCAAAGAACTGGAATCTCACGGAGAGCACATGAAAGTCGCCGACAGGCTAGAGCTATTATACTCAGCACAAGCAATGCTGGGATATATAGCGAGAGTTTTAAAAGACTTCGAGTCCTGGCTCAACAACCCAGTGGTGACTTCCGTAATGCCGGAGGAGATGTTAAGAAGGCTGGAGTCAATGCTCAGAGAGGTGGCGATAAAGTTCATCCAAGTGGACATCGCCCACACAAGCGAGTATAAAGAACTGCTGTCGAAATTCGCCAGAGAGGGCAAAGTGCCCAGCGTCTTGATGCTCTACATTCAGCAGAGGCCTCAAGCCCCTGCCCGAAGACGCGGCGGAGAGGAGGGAGGCACGCCGCGGTTTTTCTAA
- the hxlB gene encoding 6-phospho-3-hexuloisomerase — MLIYFKQAYLEIANFILNSLDKLKMEEIEAFVKTIEEIYHLNKKILVVGVGRSGLVGRAFAMRLRHLGARSYVLGETITPSVEEGDLVVAISGSGTTQIVVAAAEAAKKMKARVAAITSYYDSPLGRVADLVVYIPGRTKVAAMDDYFARQILGVHEPLSPLGTLFEDTAMVALDAVIAELMKRLGKNEAELAKRHANIEVP; from the coding sequence GTGCTTATATACTTTAAACAAGCGTATCTTGAAATTGCTAATTTTATACTGAACTCACTTGATAAATTAAAAATGGAGGAAATTGAGGCATTTGTAAAAACAATAGAAGAAATCTATCACTTAAACAAGAAAATACTTGTAGTGGGAGTGGGCAGAAGCGGCCTAGTGGGAAGGGCCTTCGCAATGAGGCTGAGGCACCTGGGGGCTAGATCTTACGTCTTGGGGGAGACCATAACGCCCTCTGTAGAGGAGGGCGATCTCGTGGTGGCGATCTCCGGCAGCGGCACGACGCAAATAGTAGTAGCCGCGGCCGAGGCGGCTAAGAAAATGAAGGCAAGAGTCGCCGCCATTACGTCATATTACGATTCGCCGCTTGGGCGCGTGGCTGATCTCGTAGTGTACATACCCGGCAGGACTAAGGTGGCGGCCATGGACGACTACTTTGCCCGGCAGATTCTCGGAGTGCACGAGCCGCTTTCGCCTCTAGGCACGCTGTTTGAGGACACCGCAATGGTGGCCCTTGACGCCGTAATTGCCGAGTTAATGAAAAGGCTTGGCAAAAACGAGGCTGAGCTGGCCAAGCGCCACGCCAATATAGAAGTCCCGTAG
- the speD gene encoding adenosylmethionine decarboxylase — translation MAGGVGGRVVVGRHVYGNLYGCDSRVLRDEAALITIVKEAVKVANAMLLSIGSYRFGPGGGLTVFAVVAESHISIHTWPEHGFATVDVYTCGDHTDPKAAFDYIVSQLRPKRVEVFFGDRSMYGE, via the coding sequence ATGGCGGGGGGCGTGGGGGGCAGGGTGGTAGTTGGGAGACACGTCTATGGCAACCTATACGGCTGTGACTCACGGGTGTTGAGAGACGAGGCGGCTCTCATAACAATCGTAAAGGAGGCTGTGAAGGTGGCGAACGCCATGTTGCTGTCCATAGGGTCGTATAGATTTGGCCCTGGCGGCGGGCTGACGGTTTTCGCCGTTGTTGCGGAGAGCCACATATCTATCCACACCTGGCCCGAACACGGCTTTGCCACCGTAGACGTATATACGTGTGGCGATCACACAGACCCAAAAGCTGCCTTTGACTACATAGTGTCTCAACTGAGGCCTAAGAGAGTTGAGGTGTTTTTCGGAGACAGATCGATGTATGGTGAATAA
- the acnA gene encoding aconitate hydratase AcnA: MYAEKFTVGNATYRYFPLKALEREGYDIARLPYSIRVLLENVMRNLDGRDITREHLERLARWNPKSPEGEVAIKISRVVMQDYTGVPAIVDLATMRDIAAKMGKDPSIINPQVPVDLIIDHSVQIDHWGSREALRLNLELEIQRNRERYRFLKWAQQAFKNLRVFPPGTGIIHQVNLEYLAKIVMTDGDLAFFETLVGMDSHTTMINGLGVVGWGVGGVEAEAAMLGEPITIKVPRVVGVHLYGDPKPGVTATDIVLAVTEFLRKVNVVDAFVEFFGEGVRKLSVPDRATIANMAPEYGSTTGLFPVDENTLSYLRATGRPEELIALVRKYYELQGVFGGVEGAEYSQVVEFDLSAVERNVAGPTLPWQRRTLAEAPSSFIAFLQERKKRSNRKAVVIEIGGKRVEFGDGDVVIAAITSCTNTSNPYLLVAAGLLAKRAVELGIRPPPYVKTSFAPGSRAVAEILERSGLQKYLDELGFHVAAFGCTTCIGNSGPLPEPVAKAIKEHDILAAAVLSGNRNFEARVHPDVRAAYLASPPLVVAYALAGTVLKNLETEPLAYANGGRPVYLRDIWPTPDEVRRVVEEWVDPKVYVEKYSKVGELVPEWQALEAPTGLLYKWRPDDTYIQPSPLFEGEVKIGDITGARPLLILGDSITTDHISPAGNITPDNPAGQYLMSLGVKPADFNTFGARRGNWQVMVRGTFSSKGYRNKIGNLDGGLTIKFPEGKVMSVYDAAEAYKREGTPVIIVAGKNYGAGSSRDWAAKGPKLLGVRAVIAESFERIHRSNLTMVGIIPIQLPPGITVDGLRLDGSETIDIVGLSDGIAPGKEITLRIHRRDGGVEEIKARLAIYTWAEVEYIKHGGILPYVLKRLLQK, encoded by the coding sequence ATGTATGCCGAAAAGTTTACTGTGGGAAACGCCACATATCGATACTTCCCATTGAAGGCGCTTGAGAGGGAGGGGTACGACATCGCGAGACTGCCTTACTCCATCCGCGTGTTGCTTGAGAACGTAATGCGGAATTTAGATGGCAGAGATATAACTAGAGAGCATTTAGAAAGGCTTGCCAGGTGGAATCCCAAGTCACCGGAGGGCGAAGTCGCAATAAAAATATCGAGAGTTGTAATGCAAGACTATACTGGAGTTCCGGCTATTGTGGACTTGGCCACAATGCGGGACATCGCGGCTAAAATGGGGAAAGACCCCTCTATTATTAACCCGCAAGTGCCGGTGGATCTCATAATTGACCACTCTGTACAAATAGATCACTGGGGATCGCGGGAGGCGTTAAGGCTGAATTTAGAGCTTGAAATCCAGCGGAATAGAGAGAGGTATAGGTTTTTAAAGTGGGCCCAGCAGGCGTTTAAAAACTTGCGGGTATTCCCGCCGGGCACCGGCATCATCCATCAAGTTAACTTGGAGTATTTGGCAAAAATAGTTATGACTGACGGGGACTTGGCCTTTTTCGAGACTCTCGTGGGCATGGACAGCCACACGACTATGATAAACGGCTTGGGCGTGGTGGGCTGGGGCGTCGGCGGCGTGGAGGCCGAGGCGGCGATGTTGGGAGAGCCCATTACGATAAAAGTGCCTAGGGTAGTGGGCGTTCATTTATACGGCGACCCAAAGCCCGGGGTAACCGCCACAGATATAGTCTTGGCCGTCACCGAGTTCCTCCGCAAGGTGAACGTAGTAGACGCCTTTGTTGAATTCTTCGGCGAAGGGGTGAGAAAGCTCTCAGTGCCCGACCGTGCCACTATTGCCAACATGGCGCCTGAATACGGCTCCACTACGGGCCTCTTCCCTGTGGATGAAAACACGCTTTCGTACCTCAGGGCCACTGGCAGGCCGGAGGAGCTAATAGCGTTAGTGAGGAAGTATTACGAGCTACAGGGAGTTTTCGGAGGCGTTGAGGGCGCGGAGTACAGCCAAGTGGTGGAGTTCGACCTATCCGCAGTGGAGAGAAACGTGGCAGGCCCGACTCTCCCCTGGCAGAGGAGGACTCTGGCCGAGGCCCCCAGTAGTTTCATCGCGTTTTTACAAGAGCGCAAGAAGAGGAGCAATAGAAAGGCCGTAGTGATAGAAATAGGCGGCAAGAGGGTGGAGTTCGGCGACGGCGATGTGGTGATCGCGGCTATAACTAGTTGTACGAACACAAGCAACCCCTATCTCCTAGTGGCCGCGGGCTTGTTGGCCAAAAGGGCTGTGGAATTGGGCATAAGACCCCCGCCGTATGTGAAGACTAGCTTTGCCCCAGGCTCTAGGGCCGTGGCGGAGATCTTAGAGAGGAGCGGGTTGCAGAAATATTTAGACGAGCTGGGCTTCCACGTAGCCGCCTTTGGATGCACCACGTGTATAGGCAACTCGGGGCCTCTCCCAGAGCCCGTGGCCAAGGCCATTAAGGAACACGACATCCTCGCCGCGGCTGTCTTGTCGGGTAATAGGAATTTTGAGGCAAGGGTGCATCCAGACGTCCGCGCCGCGTATCTAGCCTCGCCGCCGCTTGTTGTGGCATACGCCCTGGCGGGCACAGTCTTGAAGAACTTAGAGACGGAGCCCCTGGCTTACGCCAACGGCGGCAGGCCCGTATATTTAAGAGACATTTGGCCGACTCCCGACGAGGTGAGGAGAGTAGTGGAGGAGTGGGTTGATCCCAAAGTCTACGTCGAGAAGTACAGCAAAGTCGGAGAGCTGGTGCCCGAGTGGCAGGCGCTGGAGGCCCCCACCGGTTTGTTATACAAGTGGCGTCCCGACGACACATATATTCAACCCTCTCCTCTATTTGAGGGGGAGGTGAAAATAGGCGATATCACCGGCGCGAGGCCTCTGTTAATTCTAGGCGATAGCATCACCACGGATCACATATCGCCAGCTGGCAATATAACTCCCGACAACCCCGCGGGCCAGTACTTAATGTCCCTAGGCGTTAAACCCGCTGACTTTAACACCTTTGGCGCCAGGAGGGGCAACTGGCAAGTTATGGTACGCGGCACATTCTCAAGCAAGGGCTATAGGAATAAAATCGGCAATTTAGACGGCGGGCTAACAATTAAATTCCCCGAGGGCAAGGTCATGTCGGTATACGACGCCGCCGAGGCTTACAAGAGAGAGGGCACCCCTGTAATTATAGTCGCCGGGAAGAATTACGGCGCTGGGTCCAGCAGAGACTGGGCTGCTAAGGGCCCAAAGCTACTGGGCGTCAGAGCAGTTATAGCGGAGAGCTTCGAGAGAATACACCGCTCAAACCTCACCATGGTCGGCATAATACCAATACAACTACCCCCCGGCATTACGGTGGACGGGCTGAGACTTGACGGCTCTGAAACAATTGATATTGTCGGCCTTTCAGACGGCATAGCCCCCGGCAAGGAGATAACTCTGAGAATACACAGAAGAGATGGAGGCGTGGAGGAGATCAAGGCGCGGCTGGCTATTTATACCTGGGCAGAGGTAGAGTATATAAAACACGGCGGAATTCTTCCCTACGTGCTCAAGAGGCTACTGCAAAAATAA